CAGCAATTGTTTCAGAGAATGTTTCAGAACAACCATTGGCATCTTCTACTGTGAGATCATAAGTGCCTGCAGAAAGACCTGTTTCAGTAGCGGTATTTCCACCTGAGCTCCAGGTGTAAGTATAAGGTGGTGTTCCTCCTGTTACAACCACTGAAACATAACCATCATTGCCTCCATTACAACTTACCTCTCCGCTATCATCTAATGTAACACTTGGACTTCCCGTATCGGAAACATTGGCTGATGCTGTTGCAGTACAGTTGTTGGCATCTGTAACTGTTACATCATAAGAACCTGCGGCAAGATTGGTGGCAGTTGAAGCCATTTGCCCATCTGACCACAAAAAGCTGTATGGAGCTGCTCCTCCCATAACATTAACTGTAGCAGTTCCATCAGAGGCACCACAGGAGGCATTTGTTGTGTTTATAGTAGTTCCGATTGTTGGGCAACCTGCACAAACAAGTGGGGAAATAAGATGTGCTCTCTCTGTATTCCATGAACTATCAGTATCTGAATAAGGAAACCAGTTACCACTTGCAAATTGCTCCCATGCTGTTTCGGGGGCCGCTTCTCCGTCAGCATTAACATAAAGTGCTACGGTATCATTGGCAGCATAAGTAAAAGAAATGCCCACATAATAATCAGTGCTGGCATTTACTGTTACAGGATTGGTAAAGTTTACATAAGTCAATGAATTATTGGAAATATCTGTTGCAATAGACTGGATCGTAATTGTTTCAGAAGCCAATATTGCTCCTGGAGCACCTCCTGTACCGCTGTTGTCCCAAACATTTACATCTATACTGGAGCTGGAGTTGGCAAAATCTGCAACTGCAAAGCCAAGTGCTGCACCAGTTATTTCATCTCCGGCATTCAGGCCACTAAATTTATCTGCTTTGGCTTGATCCATGAATGCATTGTGTCCTGCAACATAACCATTAAAGGGACTTCTTAAAATCAGTAATGCATCATTTTCAGGTGAAAAGTTAGAAATTGTATCACAGTCGGGCAAAGCAGGCCATTCTAAAACAGTTATAAAATCACTTGCCGTAATATCATCAGAACCTCCTGAATTACTTACATTAAGACTGACATCATAAACCCCTGAAGTATTGTAGGTGACCAATGGATTCTCTTGAGTTGGGTTTCCTGGATTTCCACCGGGGCAGGTCCAGCTCCATGAACTTGGGTTATTAGTCGATAAGTCTGTAAACTGAACATCATTGCCTTCGAGTACTGTTCTTCTGTTAACTTCAAAATTGGCAACAGGTGCAGGCTGTGTAGTGGATTCACAAATATCTGCAAGTATCAAACCTGAAATATCCAATCCATAAACAGAATCAACCCGACCCCAGACTGTAGGAAGTCCTGTGAATAAAGTTGAAGGTATGCTCTCATCTTGATTTGTAATTAAAGCCACTGTATCACCTGCAGCATAAGTAACTTCAAAGCCAACATAAAAATTACCGGAAACTACAGGTGGGGTAGTAAAAGTAACCGTTGTTAAGTCATTATTAGTAATATCTGTAGCAATATCAGTGATCAAAATGTCCTCAGATGCTATTACTGTACCCGGAGCATTTGGTATGCCAAAAAAGTCCTGGCCACCGTCATCCTCCCAAATTCTGGCAGTTATAGTTGCAGTGCCCGGATTACTCGTTTGCGCATCATTAAATGCAAAAGAAATTTCATTTATTTCAGAATTGGTATAGGGTGAAATAAATTTTTCAGCAAATCTTGTAAAACCTTCAGCATTGTGTCCGGCTAATGTTCCACCTCCTGTAATATTATAAATGGTTAAAGTATCATTTGCCAGATCAATGTTTATTAATGTATCGCAAGTACCAACAGGTGGTGGTGTGGAACTTTGAACTACCGGGAACATAATTATATCCCTATCCCAATCTATCCAGAAATCATCCAATGCATCCCAACCTGGAGTCCAGCTTGTGCCATTAAAATTAGCAATGGAATTTTGTGCATTCAAACCATCCCCAAAATTATTTGTAACAAAAATCAAAGAATCATTTTTAGTTGACAAATCGACATTCACTACAATCGCAAAATCTCCAGAAACTGTGGGTGGATTTGAAAAAGTAATTACAGTAGTACTTGTGTCTAATACCGAACCAGTATTAAAACTTGAAGCTGACACCACTTCCGTAGCCAAAGGTGCCCCAGTTGGAAAGCCATTAGACACATCATAAATACTGAACTCAAAGTTATCCGGGCTACCTACAGTTATTACGTCAAACAGCCAAAAAATAACTTGTTCTACCGTACCACCGGGATGGCTAAAAACCTGGCCTACTTCATCCACAAATATATTGCTACCCGCAGCACCACCACCATTAGGCGCACCAGGTGCAGTAAAACCAGTAGCATTTGTTATTGGATAATCTAAAGTATCTAAAGTTTGTGCAAATAGGCCCGCGCTTAACAGCACCGACATAAATATTAAAAAAGTCCTTTTCATAGCAATAATTTTTGTGATTTATTTGGAAGCAACAAAGGTAAAGAATTCTATTAGTTTATTTTAACCCGCATTATGCCTTTAGAAAATGTACTGATCGGTATTCCTTAGGTGTAAAAAATAATAAAGGCTGTTTTACAGATGCAAAACAGCCTTTATTCTAATAATAGAAGGAAGATTATTTTTTATTTATTCACGATCACTTTTTTGATAATGGTTTGATCGCCTATGCTTATTCTTGCAAAATAAATTCCTGAAGCAAATTGTCCTAAGTCATAGCTTCTGTTGATATTGGAGGTATTGCCCAGGTCTTCTTTTATCACGCGCTCGCCAAGTACATTAACCCATTCCAACAATACATTTACAGATCTGCTCATGTTCATTTTCAAATTTACATTTGCATTGGTAGGGTTCGGAAAAAGCTGAAAGCTTATGATTTCTTCTATGTTTTCAACTGCAACATCTCTGTCAACTGTGGCCGATGCAGTAGTTTCACAACCATTATTATCTGTTACAGTTACTGTATATGTTCCTGTACTAAGATCAGTGATGATTTCAGTAGTTTGATTGTCATCATCATCCCATTCATAGGTGTATGGTTCTGCTCCGCCAGTTGCCTGTACTTCAACACTTCCATTGTCATCAGAACCGGTAGCATCTGTAGCAGTTGCAGTGGCCGAAGGACTTTCTCCATCAGCTATGTTGAAGTTGGCTGTAGTTTGACATCCGTTTAAGTCTGTAATAACTAAGCTTACAGTATCTGCTGCAGAAAGCCCTGTTTCAACAGAATCGCTATTAGTAGAAGGCCAGGCATAGCTGTAAGGAGGAGTGCCTCCGCTTACAGTCACGCTTGCAGAGCCGTCTGAGCCTCCTTCACAAGTTACATCTTCAGATGATTGATTAAATGTCAAAGCATCCGGTTCTGTAATTGTTTTGTTGGCTACAGCACTGCAAGATTGGTCTGTAACAGTTACAGAAACGGAACCCGGTTCCAGTCCTGTAATTGCAGAACCGCTTCCGGTATCAGACCATGTAAAAGTTTCTGAACCGGAACCCCCACTCACAATAGCATTTGCTTCTCCATCATCAAATCCATTGCAACTAATGTGCTGTACATTTAAAATTACAGAAAGATTTCCAGGATCGCTTACAGAAGCTGAAGTTGAGGCAGTACATCCGTTTCCGTCCGTTACTGTAACATCATAGCTTCCAACTCCAAGATTGCTTAATGTACCCCCATTTGTTCCACCTGTCCAGGTATATAAATAATTACCATCACCACCACTGGCATTGGCTGTTAAACTTGCATCACTGTTGCCACAAGCAGAGGTAGTAGCATCATTTACTATTACTGTGGGACTTTCTGCCTCATCTACAATTACCGGTTCAGTTGCTGTACAGCCGTTATTATCTGTAATGGTTACAGTATAAGTACCTGGGGCGAGGTTATTAGCAGTTGGAGTAGTTTGGCTCAGCGGGTCTGACCATTCATAAGAGTAAGGGCTGTCTCCACCGGATGCAACAACTTCAGCTGTGCCGTCATCAGTATCACAGGAGCTTTCTGTTGAAGAAGTTATCCCGCTTATATTTGGACAAACAAAACAAACATCTACAAGTATTAATCCCGAAATATTTGTTCCTGCCAGAGAATCCATTCTGCCCCAACCGGGAAAGCCAAGAGGTGTAACATCTGTAAAAAGAGTGGAAGGAACACTTTCGCTCCTGTTTGTAACAAGACCTACAGTATCTCCCTGCGCATATGAGATTTGAAAACCAACATAAAAATCACCACTTACAACAGGTGGGGTAGCAAAAGTTACAGTAGTAAAATCCTGATTTGCTACATCTGTTTCAATATCTGCTATCAAAACATCGTTAGTAGCAACTACAGTACCTGGCGCATTTGGAATACCAAAAGCATCATTGCCACCGTCATCCTCCCATACAGTTAACGTTACAACAGCACTCCCTGGATTATTGGTTTCAGCTCTACCAAATACAAAGTTTAGTTCGGTAACTTCTGCACTGGAAAAAGAGCTTGTGATTTTTTCAGCAAAACCATAAACACCAAAACTATTGTGGCCTATAAGGGCTCCTCCTCCCTGAGCTCCATATAGTGTGGGTGTATCAGTTGCTAAATTAAAATTAGTAATTGTATCGCAAATTTGGGCAGAAACACTGGTGCCTATTAGCGAGATGACAAAAACAAGCAAAACATTTTTCATGATAATCAATTTTATATGTTTATTTGGAAGTAACAAAGGTAAGTATTTCTATTAATTTATTGCAAAGTGAGCTATTTATTGCGCATTAAACCCGAATTATGCAAAACATAAAAGGAAATGCCCCTCACCGCAGCAAGAGACATTTCCCAACAATAGGAACGAAAAGGGTATTGTTTATTGAATCGGCTTTATGGATGAAAAACCGGACACATCCGATACTATTTCAGGCAATCCTTTATAATTCAAACTACTGGCTCCTGAAACCTTTGCATCTAATTTGTCTGTTACCCAGACATCTACTTTGCTGGCACCTGCAATTTTAACTTTTGCATTTTCGGTCCTAAAGGCTGTCCCATCCAATTTAGAGGCACCGTTTATTTCCAAATAAAGCTTTTCACTCTCCCCCTCTAAATTGACTTTTGCTGCACCATTGATTTCCAGGTTGAGTTCCTCCGCTTGAATATCAATTCTGCAATTATTGGCTCCTGAAATACGCATGTCCATTTTGCTGTTTTCAAAGCCTTTAATCGATGCATCTGCAACACTGTTGAGTTCGAGCTCAGAAAGTTCGGGCATTTGCAGGTTGATTTTTGTCTGCCTGTCGAAGAAGCCGCTGCGCTTTTTGTTTTCAATTTGCAGTCGATTGTTTTTAACAGAATATTCAATCTCATTTTCCCCATCACTTTGCAATAAAAAGGGCCCTTCCGAAATGTGAATATCAAAAGCCCCATTGGCTTCAACCTCTGTAAAATCTTCATTCAAAATCAATTCCTCCATGGAAAAATTTTGTTGACGGTTTAAAGCAACACCATTACAATCTATGCATGTGAGTCCGGCAGGTCGCATTTCCCAGGTATAGCCAATCATATTTCCATCATAGGTGTTGGTCACATTTTTGATATCATAAATCACTGATTTAGAACTTTCGGCTAAATATACTTGTGCCCCCAGTGGCAGCCTTAGATGTAATTGTACTTCCTGTCCGCGCAGTTTTTCAGGGTCTTCAATCGGGAAGTGTGCAGGAATGCGCAGCACTGAATCTTGCATACTGATATTAAACTGTATGGATTCCTGCCTGTCGAATGCCTGGCCTCTTGAACTGCCTTTAGCCTTTGTGATGATCTCTAAAAAAGCTGTTTCATCCGGGCTTTGTAAAACATCTAATTTTACTTTATCCCCGAGCCAAAGCATGTCCTCATCTACAATGTATTCATCGCGATTGAAAAAATAGACAACTGGTTTTCCTGCCGGTGCTATTTTTTGTCCTTCAAGATGTATGCGCTGTGATTCCGGCAATTGAAGCATTACTTTTTTACTTCCGCTGCTGCTGCTTGAAAAACAAGTGGCAGTATATGCAGAAAGTGCAATTATGCTAATTAGCGTAATGAAAAAGACCAGAATCATGCTTTTTGAAAACACAGGAATTCTGAAGCGCCTGCCACCAAGAAATCGCAAGCCCAAGTATATCAGGGTTAAAAGCGGAATGAGCACTAGGGTTAAAATTGTGATATAACTCCAATATTTGTGGATGCTGTTTTCAAAATAAAAATCTGAAAAGGTCATTAGTGAAGCATCACCTGAAAACAAAAATACAAGCGGAACTACAAGCAATGCAGTGAGTGCGATACTTCCAATAATCACAAAGAGGAGACCTGCAATTTTTAGAATGGCTTTTAACAATACATAGAGTACGTTTAAAATATTGCTTACCAGTTCTTTAGCTAGTCCTGTTATCTTATTGGCGGATTGATTTCCGTCAATGTTTTTTTTTATGTTGTCAAACTCTTCTTTGATGGTTTTTTCAATATTAGAAACATTGATAGCTTCGCCACGCATATGCAGCTTGTCAGAAGCTGTTTTAGCCTCTGGAATAACGATCCACAAAATGATGTAGAGCAAGAAACCGGAACCAAATCCAAAGAATGCAATCAGGAAAATTAGGCGCAGAAAAATAGGATCAGAAATTCCAAGATAGGCACTGATTCCAGAGCACACACCCCCTACTATTGAGTTTTCAGTGTCGCGAAATAATTTTCTCGGGTATTTCTTGCCTTTAGTAGGGGCGGGCTCAGCTTCCAACTCATCTTCGATTGTTTCAAAATCCTCAGGACGTCCCATCACTTCTATTACAGCTTCAACATCAGCAAGGCTAATGACCTGTTTTGTATTGCTTAGTTTTTCGGAAAACATTTCGGCAATGCGCGCCTCAATATCAGATGTGATTTCATCTGCACCCTCCATTCCTTCGAAGCGGTTGGCTATTGCTTTCAGGTAATTGCTGAGTTTTTCATATGCTATTTCATCGATTTGAAAAACCAGGCTGTTGAGGTTTATACTTAATGTCTTATTCATTGTCTTTAGATTTATTGATTGATGTAGTGACTTTTACGGCATAGTGCAATTCATTCCATGTGGCTTCCAGTTCCAGGAGAAAGGTTTTACCGATCTCCGTCAGTTGATAGTATTTGCGCGGTGGTCCTGAAGTTGATTCTTTCCACTTGTAGCTGAGCAAACCGGCATTTTTGAGCCTGGTAAGCAGCGGATACAAGGTGCCTTCTACAACGATCAGTTTTGCATCTTTCAGTATTTCCAGGATATCCGAGGCATAGAGCTCCTTACTGGAAATCACCGAAAGAATACAGTATTCCAACACCCCTTTGCGCATCTGTATTTTAGTGTTTTCTAAGTTCATTCGATTTCATTTTACATTAGTTTAAAATTGATGATAATATTGTAGAGTTTGTTTGTATCCAGTTGATTCAAGATAATATTACTCATTTGTTGCTGAATGGCCTTTTTAAATATTTCGTACTGACTTTCTACAGCATTTATTTCAACTCTTCCCGTTGAATCAACCTGGAATGTTACTATTACCTGATCGCTTAAATTGTCGGACCGGGCAGCATCAGGATATTTTATGTATTGCTCAATATCTATACGCTGATGTATATCGGATTTTTCTTTTGCACTTAAAT
Above is a window of Chitinophagales bacterium DNA encoding:
- a CDS encoding T9SS type A sorting domain-containing protein; translation: MKNVLLVFVISLIGTSVSAQICDTITNFNLATDTPTLYGAQGGGALIGHNSFGVYGFAEKITSSFSSAEVTELNFVFGRAETNNPGSAVVTLTVWEDDGGNDAFGIPNAPGTVVATNDVLIADIETDVANQDFTTVTFATPPVVSGDFYVGFQISYAQGDTVGLVTNRSESVPSTLFTDVTPLGFPGWGRMDSLAGTNISGLILVDVCFVCPNISGITSSTESSCDTDDGTAEVVASGGDSPYSYEWSDPLSQTTPTANNLAPGTYTVTITDNNGCTATEPVIVDEAESPTVIVNDATTSACGNSDASLTANASGGDGNYLYTWTGGTNGGTLSNLGVGSYDVTVTDGNGCTASTSASVSDPGNLSVILNVQHISCNGFDDGEANAIVSGGSGSETFTWSDTGSGSAITGLEPGSVSVTVTDQSCSAVANKTITEPDALTFNQSSEDVTCEGGSDGSASVTVSGGTPPYSYAWPSTNSDSVETGLSAADTVSLVITDLNGCQTTANFNIADGESPSATATATDATGSDDNGSVEVQATGGAEPYTYEWDDDDNQTTEIITDLSTGTYTVTVTDNNGCETTASATVDRDVAVENIEEIISFQLFPNPTNANVNLKMNMSRSVNVLLEWVNVLGERVIKEDLGNTSNINRSYDLGQFASGIYFARISIGDQTIIKKVIVNK
- a CDS encoding PadR family transcriptional regulator, giving the protein MNLENTKIQMRKGVLEYCILSVISSKELYASDILEILKDAKLIVVEGTLYPLLTRLKNAGLLSYKWKESTSGPPRKYYQLTEIGKTFLLELEATWNELHYAVKVTTSINKSKDNE
- a CDS encoding DUF2807 domain-containing protein is translated as MNKTLSINLNSLVFQIDEIAYEKLSNYLKAIANRFEGMEGADEITSDIEARIAEMFSEKLSNTKQVISLADVEAVIEVMGRPEDFETIEDELEAEPAPTKGKKYPRKLFRDTENSIVGGVCSGISAYLGISDPIFLRLIFLIAFFGFGSGFLLYIILWIVIPEAKTASDKLHMRGEAINVSNIEKTIKEEFDNIKKNIDGNQSANKITGLAKELVSNILNVLYVLLKAILKIAGLLFVIIGSIALTALLVVPLVFLFSGDASLMTFSDFYFENSIHKYWSYITILTLVLIPLLTLIYLGLRFLGGRRFRIPVFSKSMILVFFITLISIIALSAYTATCFSSSSSGSKKVMLQLPESQRIHLEGQKIAPAGKPVVYFFNRDEYIVDEDMLWLGDKVKLDVLQSPDETAFLEIITKAKGSSRGQAFDRQESIQFNISMQDSVLRIPAHFPIEDPEKLRGQEVQLHLRLPLGAQVYLAESSKSVIYDIKNVTNTYDGNMIGYTWEMRPAGLTCIDCNGVALNRQQNFSMEELILNEDFTEVEANGAFDIHISEGPFLLQSDGENEIEYSVKNNRLQIENKKRSGFFDRQTKINLQMPELSELELNSVADASIKGFENSKMDMRISGANNCRIDIQAEELNLEINGAAKVNLEGESEKLYLEINGASKLDGTAFRTENAKVKIAGASKVDVWVTDKLDAKVSGASSLNYKGLPEIVSDVSGFSSIKPIQ
- a CDS encoding T9SS type A sorting domain-containing protein, whose protein sequence is MKRTFLIFMSVLLSAGLFAQTLDTLDYPITNATGFTAPGAPNGGGAAGSNIFVDEVGQVFSHPGGTVEQVIFWLFDVITVGSPDNFEFSIYDVSNGFPTGAPLATEVVSASSFNTGSVLDTSTTVITFSNPPTVSGDFAIVVNVDLSTKNDSLIFVTNNFGDGLNAQNSIANFNGTSWTPGWDALDDFWIDWDRDIIMFPVVQSSTPPPVGTCDTLINIDLANDTLTIYNITGGGTLAGHNAEGFTRFAEKFISPYTNSEINEISFAFNDAQTSNPGTATITARIWEDDGGQDFFGIPNAPGTVIASEDILITDIATDITNNDLTTVTFTTPPVVSGNFYVGFEVTYAAGDTVALITNQDESIPSTLFTGLPTVWGRVDSVYGLDISGLILADICESTTQPAPVANFEVNRRTVLEGNDVQFTDLSTNNPSSWSWTCPGGNPGNPTQENPLVTYNTSGVYDVSLNVSNSGGSDDITASDFITVLEWPALPDCDTISNFSPENDALLILRSPFNGYVAGHNAFMDQAKADKFSGLNAGDEITGAALGFAVADFANSSSSIDVNVWDNSGTGGAPGAILASETITIQSIATDISNNSLTYVNFTNPVTVNASTDYYVGISFTYAANDTVALYVNADGEAAPETAWEQFASGNWFPYSDTDSSWNTERAHLISPLVCAGCPTIGTTINTTNASCGASDGTATVNVMGGAAPYSFLWSDGQMASTATNLAAGSYDVTVTDANNCTATASANVSDTGSPSVTLDDSGEVSCNGGNDGYVSVVVTGGTPPYTYTWSSGGNTATETGLSAGTYDLTVEDANGCSETFSETIAEPTALSVNIASVTDLGCASVNDGAVDINVSGGTSPYTFAWDNGDNTEDISGLAAGTYEVTVTDDNGCTEMATATVDPPANPLSVSVNNAQTSACGANDATLTANASGGSGGNSYSWTGGLSGASVNNLSPGNYTVTVTDGSGCTATASASVSDPGSLSVSLDITNVSCNGFSNGEATANVTGNIGTVSYNWDVSGSGSTVSSLAPGAVSVTVTEGSCSASANGTVTEPDPLNVSVTQTNVTCNGGINGTASAFVTGGTGSGTYSYQWLTNPIKTTSSVTGLEAGSIILNVTDANNCQAAPVTVTITQPLDISVQSINTTPVTCYGDNDGTAELIGVSGGTAPYAYNWSASGSASLITGLSAGSYQVTISDINNCQKVLTANIGGPDSISISVANVSDASCNGDSDGSISLSVNGGNGGYNWSNGQSGASTTLSNLAANNYFVTVTDNEGCSKISESIEVDQPDPLTLTPSFENVTCNGGSDGEASVAVNGGIPPYSFSWTPGSNSDSVNTGLPAGPFTVVVTDDNGCDKSSSFNIANGASPAVNITSTDASANADDGTATAVATGGASPYTYSWDDPDNQDTQTATGLAPGTYTVTVTDANGCPTTATVEVERSVSIGDIADISNLQLFPNPTSGTVNLKLELSTTAKVQIEWINVLGAQVASEFFGTTTTVNKSYDLGQFAAGIYFAKIRIDNEMIVKKVIVSKQ